From one Mytilus edulis chromosome 1, xbMytEdul2.2, whole genome shotgun sequence genomic stretch:
- the LOC139493995 gene encoding E3 ubiquitin-protein ligase MARCHF8-like encodes MDKKDDDNPLVKTNTDEDNVLQSSNIHIEMSSNVNCGNKDKDKKVPNSTSQNDEEMFLLQSSSGSGSENRGTEDSVSPPNSESVLFPVTPVSSTSSSDSVCRICQLAGKETGEEIKTTECLCRGNMSSVHQSCLRQWVYYKGSNKCEICHGRFSAITPPSTPGILQREALQNLTWQIERGRPFNRRKRAIMTAVIVFLVIVTCVTAMLTVSADREFERLSSNPWVTQDQVNNSNIIFSICIAFSFFCATMTIGLIIIWFGMECCFIMHRRGILRRATSALLRNDSV; translated from the exons ATGGATAAGAAAGATGATGATAATCCGCTCGTCAAAACAAACACGGATGAAGATAACGTCTTACAATCAAGTAATATACACATCGAAATGTCATCAAATGTGAATTGTGGAAATAAGGACAAAGATAAGAAAGTACCAAATTCAACTTCGCAAAATGAtgaagaaatgtttttactgcag TCATCGTCTGGTAGTGGATCGGAGAACCGAGGTACAGAGGATTCAGTAAGCCCACCCAACAGTGAAAGTGTATTGTTTCCTGTTACACCTGTTTCATCAACATCATCGTCTGATTCAGTTTGTAGAATATGTCAACTGGCTGGTAAAGAAACAG GAGAGGAAATAAAAACTACAGAATGTTTGTGCAGAGGGAATATGAGTTCAGTCCACCAGAGTTGTCTCAGACAGTGGGTCTACTATAAAGGCTCCAACAAATGTGAAATTTGTCACGGAAGGTTTAGTGCTATCACTCCTCCCAGCACACCAGGAATCCTACAGAGAGAG GCATTGCAAAATCTGACGTGGCAGATAGAGAGGGGTCGTCCTTTCAACAGACGAAAACGTGCAATAATGACAGCTGTCATTGTATTTCTTGTTATAGTGACATGTGTCACCGCTATGTTAACGGTCAGTGCTGATAGAGAATTTGAAAGACTCTCTTCCAATCCATGGGTGACGCAAGATCAAGTTAACAATTCTAACATAATATTTTCCATATGTATCGCATTTTCATTTTTCTGTGCCACTATGACAATTGGACTTATAATAATCTGGTTCGGAATGGAATGTTGTTTCATAATGCACCGACGGGGAATTCTAAGGAGGGCAACGTCTGCACTTCTGCGCAATGATTCAGTTTAA